GGTTTTTGCTCAATGGAATACATTTCCAAGTGACTAGTGTATACCTGAAAAGTGGATTCGGCTTTTATGTGACTCGGAAactagattttattttattttatcttggGATTTATCTTGACATCCAAATAATTAAGGCCATAAAGGTTTATtactactacctctctctcagtttacagggcgtgcgcgcaCCCCTAGGTTGTCagtttgaccaacctaatacaagtcatatattacaaaaaatataccaacattaacttcggagtttctactttcaaaaggtataatttttgtgttatatagtttatattagggtgataaaattggcaatctAGGTATACgtgcaggacttgtaaactgaaacggaggtagtagcatTGAGACTGTTTACTCTTATACTAAGAAGTAGTGAGAGAAAGCTGAGTTCTTCACATTGAATGAGTGAGTTGTGATGATTAGTTACCATTCTCATCTCTCAGATCCTTATTTCTTTTCATTGTTTCCCAACCACTGCAGGCATTAAAGATGCAAGTGATAAGAAGATCTTGGTTGACATGCTGTTCTGGGCTATTGACAACCCTCCGCCAGCGAATTATCTGCTAATCTCTGGTGATCGGGATTTCTCTAATGCCCTTCATAAGCTTAAGATGAGGCGGTACAATATTCTTTTAGCACAACCTCCAAATGTGTCTCAAACGCTTACTGCTGCAGCAAAGAGTGTTTGGCTCTGGAGAAGCCTTGTGGCTGGAGAACCACCATTAGCAGTGTCACCATACATAAGCAGCGCATCAAGTGGCAATAAGGATGATTTGGATACGTCAAGGAACACTGTTCCAAATTCTTCAGCCGCCGCTCAAGATACTAACCCTCAAGTGCAGAATTCTTCTCAGCGTGATTATCAAAATGGTGGCAATGGGAAGGTAGATAAGCAATCCAAAGTGAAGCAACCTCGAAAAAATCAGACAGACAATGCATCTAAACCAACAGGCAAAAAGGAAAATTCAGTTGATGGAGTTGCTGATAATTCCAAAGGAAGCACTGCTAACCAACCAAGTCAGCCTTCTACACCATCATCAAGTTCTTCATCAAGTCCTGAACCCCAGAATAGGGCAAAGGTGAACCAGACAAGTATACCTAAAAACCCACCCCTTTTCCTGCCTAAAAAGCCTGCAAAACCCACTAATTCCCATCAAAAGAGTGTTCCTCATGACTATTTTGGTAGTAAGAAGTCTGGTGTGTCGACTGAATCTGCACAGAAAAATGGTGCTCCTGATTCTGGCAATGGTAGTGgccataatcatccaaaacaccATAACCAATCCTCCCAGCCGCCAAGACCACATAATCCAGTGACTCCTCGTCCTCACAATGGACCTGGTAATTTCCACACATCAAATTTACATAGAAGTAGTTCATGTCCACCACAAGCTCCACAAGCTGGGCATACTGGTGTTCCCACTGCACCATTGCAGTCCTGGCCAAGTGCTCCTCCCCCCCCCTATCATGTCCCGCCAGTTAATTATCCTGATATGAGTCGGCTGAATATTTCTGGATACCCCATAGGGGCTCATGACAACCAAGGTTCAAACGTCAGCTACCATCCAAACTATTCTGGTGCTGTTCAGCCTCCTTACAATAATTATAGTTACAGGCATCCAACTCCACCTAATATATCCAGCAACATGCAAAATGCTGGACAATGGGGTGCAAATACTGGATGTCCGCAGCCATCTTCTGACTCTCAAATTCTTATAAGAAATATCTTAAGTGCTTTGGAAGTACTGAAGACTGAGAAGCTTGCACCAACCGAACAGCATATATCAGATTGCGTATGTTATGGAGGTGCTAATCTACCACAATTTGATGTTAAGAAGGCTCTTGAAGTTGCCATTCAGCATCAAGCCATCGTAACGAAAAAGTTAGGACTTGTGTCATTCTTTCTGGGAAAAGATGAAAATCTCTGGAAATGCGTGAATATAATGGATACCAATGCTAGGCACTCAAAAGAGACTCTAGATACTGTTCATAGGTACATATCTACTGCCCCTGGATGTTCTGCGATAAAGAACTCTCAATCAAGGTGAGATCCCACACCCAGTAATATGTGTTGATTATTTCTATATTTTTCTCGACTTTGTGGTTAAAAgcatttttatatttatttgtttcTAGGTATCACGCTGCAACTCTGTTGAAGAAAACATGCTTGAAACGTCTTTCCCTAGGCGAAGTTCTTCAGGTTTTGTATATCGCAACCGATAAAATGAAGTGGTTTGTTCCTCACTCTTCAGGCTGGCAGCCTCTCTCATGGAACGTGATAGTGGCTGATACTGCTCCCGATGCTAGTGGAAAATCCTAGCCTAGCTACATTTCTCTTCTCACATTGGATGGACAATTTGAGTTCTGGTAGTTGGTACAAACTCTTGAAAGGCTGTGGTCTGGTGAGGTTAGAACTAATATGGTGGCCCAGTCTACGTTTCAGAATGATGTCGCGGGTAGTTTAAACTTGGTGTATGAGCTCAGGTTTCACTATTGTACTAGAATGGTACTTCTGTCAGTTAGTTGGTTTTTGCAATTCGAAGACACGGAGGAATACAGAAGGTTCATGATCTTTTGTTCAGGTAGTGCAACAGTGCCTGATTTTAGAGGTTATGATCTGTTCTTCCCCAAGTGGGCATAAGGCATATCAGGAGTTGATTTCGAGCTAGCCTGCCGTGGTGGCTCCTGGAGCAGTTGCTATTCAAGGTGTTCAACGAAGCACCAGCATAGAAGCTCACTTGTAAGTCTTAAAATGCATGGATTGTTAGACCATGTGGGTGGTTCGATTAACAATCTTGTACTGGGAACTTAATCAAAAGCTACCATTGCTATGGCTCCTGGCGCATGGCAATAGTCTGAAGATTGCATTTGAAATATGCCTTCAGCATAGTTTGCCTTGCCAAATTTGTCATGCTGTGTGTAGATACTAGCCCGGTGCTTGCCAAACTTGTCATTTGAAATGCCTGAAGCATAGTTAACTGCTGAGGAAAGGTTGGGAGTCATCCCATACATCGGGATGCTGGGGAGTCTTGTAATAACCATGATGACAAACTTCTGTGGTCAATGTAAATTATCTTTAGTTCTTTACTTCTGCTAGTGATGCTGGGTATCATGTTGATGTTGTGAATTGCATTGCCTGTGATGATTGGCATCTTGTTCACGCCTTTTATAGCGAGCTGTCGGTAACCGTTCATCATGCATGTAAAAAGATACCAAAATGGCTTCAACATGACAAACTTCTCAACAATTTGTACCCCTGTGTCCTTGCCAAGATTGTTATGCCCCTACTAAACCAATTTTTGGCATAGATTGAACGTCTTGTAGTAAAGGCTGTCCATGAATGTTGAAATTTATATGATCCAATCTTCCGCATGGTCTGAAGGTCTGAATGGATCTCTGAAATCACAAAAACCCACTCCTAGAATATACATGCAAACAAAGCTCCTGGCGCGAACAAAAACTCAAACAAATATTTTCTAAGAGTTTTTTTGTACATGATCAATATTAGTGTTTGATGTgttcttgacaattttcatgcaAAAAGGAACAGTTGTGTTTGTGTTTCATCAGTTAATCATGTCTCTAGAAATGCCCAAAAAATTGGCAGTCTAAAAAAATTGGCACTCAACTTTTTTTTAAAGGTTGCAATGCTTGGGCTTCGCCATAAAAAATTGCAAATGACATTTGGACATGAACATTTACATGTCtgaattgttttctatttttttcacaTTTGTAAATTGTAAATGTAATTTTGGGGCGCAGGAGCATATATGCTCCCTAGAGCCAAACTGAATATCTGCAAACCATGCCTCTTTTCTTCGAAATCACAAACAATGATTGGTGCTTTTATTCAGTGCAGAGATTGTTTTGCATCTCAAATTGCAACACACCGATCTTCTCTTCTATTAGCTTATATATATGTGGATATCGACAGTACAATGGATTTCCACTATGGAAGAAAAGGGTTCTGAGAGGAACACACTTCCTTTTGCCGCTGGTATGCCCTTCATGAAACCAAAATGGATTTCTCAATCAGCAATAAGAATGTAGATCTTAATGTTTTCTCTTGGGAAAAAAGTGCAAGTATGCTTACCTCGAAGCGCTGTAGGAACCAAAAGAAACTGCGGCACAAATTATGAGCAGAAAGGGGGCTTTAACCAACGTCTTGTTTGATCTTCCGTATCCCGTTGGAACGCCAGACCTCATTACATGTACTGCATTTCAGGCATGATCATCTCATCAGCTACAAAGATGGAGGAAACAACAAATCTGCATTCTGAAAGAAAATTTACCTTCCATTCTGTTCCCAAATCTTCGACCTGCAAACCGCAACGAGCATATACCATAATCCCATCAGTCAAACCAATTGCAACTTAGGTGCCAAATGATAAAGGAAAAACAAAGGCTGGTTATCAAAGTGAATAACATACCATCCTTCAAACAAGAATATGCTTCTACTATCTGCAAAACACAAACACAATTAAGCTTTGATTACAATTGTCGGAAAGAACTCAAATTCAGGAAATTGATCGTGATCCTCGTACGGAAAACCACATTCAAATATAATATTCACTCAACTGGAAAAAGTATGAGTGTTAGCACATTCAAATTTGCACAAAATCTCTTCCATACTAGGGAACGCCAAATATATGTCCATAAGCTGAACAGCTACCTAAAGCTCAGGAACTACATTAAGATCACATCTATGTTCATTTTGATACTAACGATTTAACTGTGGAAGAGCAATTAGCGTGGTAATTCCAAAAGCTCAGTAAGTACATTAAGATCACATCTATGCTCACTTTGACATCAGCGATTCAATTATGGAAGAGCAATTAGCATGGTAAACGTTGCTTCAAACATTAGCATGATCAAGCTAAATACTCGTCTAATTGCATTTCATGCCTGAATAACACCATGAACAaggaccccgcaaaaaaaaacaccATGAACAAGGAACATGCAAATAACAAACATCATGATGCCTGAAGTTCTTGACCATGACTGTTTTGTACCTGACCTGCTTGAATTTTGACTCCGCTTGAGGCTTCTCATGCGTCGGGACACGATCGGGATGGGACTCCATGACCATTCTTCTATACGCAGCCTTCACCTGCAACAGAAGATTCAGAGTATATATGAACTCAAATTTCGGAGATTGGCACCCACGTTTCACCAAAATCCAGCAGAAATAGCTCAGAGATTAGCTCGTCGGAGCAAGAACTAGCCAGACAAAGCTAGACTACCATCCTGAGATGACCCGCNNNNNNNNNNNNNNNNNNNNNNNNNNNNNNNNNNNNNNNNNNNNNNNNNNNNNNNNNNNNNNNNNNNNNNNNNNNNNNNNNNNNNNNNNNNNNNNNNNNNNNNNNNNNNNNNNNNNNNNNNNNNNNNNNNNNNNNNNNNNNNNNNNNNNNNNNNNNNNNNNNNNNNNNNNNNNNNNNNNNNNNNNNNNNNNNNNNNNNNNNNNNNNNNNNNNNNNNNNNNNNNNNNNNNNNNNNNNNNNNNNNNNNNNNNNNNNNNNNNNNNNNNNNNNNNNNNNNNNNNNNNNNNNNNNNNNNNNNNNNNNNNNNNNNNNNNNNNNNNNNNNNNNNNNNNNNNNNNNNNNNNNNNNNNNNNNNNNNNNNNNNNNNNNNNNNNNNNNNNNNNNNNNNNNATTGGGGAAGATGGATACCTCGGAAGGGGACGGGCGGGAGTAGGGAGCGAAGCCTAGGAGCTCCATGGCCTCGCTGCTCCTCATCTCCCTCCCTCTCTTCCTCGCGCGATCGCACCGGACAAGCTGCGGCGGtggacggcgacgacggcggggcGGCTGGCCGGTCAGGTTGGTCGCGGTAGGCGCAGTGCTCGAACGAAGCACTCAGCAGGAGAAGCCACGGTCGCTCCACATATTTGCGACGCGCGGCGGGCCTCGCTGGCAGCTTCCTGGCCGTGAGATCCAGCCTCCGCCGATCGCACGGCCGAGACGCGCTCACCGAGCCGTCACAGCGCGCTGCTCGTGCACCTGCCGACGGCCGAAGGACTCGAACGGTTCAAAGCAAGCTCTCGGCGATGCGCGCGCGAGGGGGCGGCGCGGCCGCGCCGCGGCCGGAGCACCTGGCGGCGCACGCGCGGCTCGTCAAGTCGGCCGACGCGGACGCGTTCGTCGTCAGCACCGTCATGCGAGCCTACCTCCGCGCCTCGCTCCCGCTGCAGGCCCTGCTCGTCCTCCGCGGCCTCCTCCCGCGCGCGCCCCGCCTCctcgccaactccttctccctctccctcgccctccaggcctgcgccgcctccgccgcgctcgCCTCGTCCGCCGCGACCCGACCGCTCGGCGCCTCGCTCCACGCGCGCGCGGTCAGGTCCGGCTTCGCCGCCGCCGACCTCTTCGTCCGCACCGCGCTCGTCGAGATGTACGCCAAGTCGGGCCGCGCGGAGCTCGCGCGCGCCGCGTTCGACGAGGCGCCCCGCCGGGACGTGTTCCTCTGCAACGTCATGCTCGCGGCCTACGTCGCGCGCGGCGAGGTCGCGGAGGCGAGGCAGGTGTTCGACGGAATGCGGAACAGGGACCTGGTGTCCTGGAACACGATGATCCACGGGTACGCCGTGAGAGGGGATGTCGGGATGGCGAGGGAGATATTCGACGCGACGAGCGACAGGGACGCCTTCTCGTGGAGCTCGATGATCTCCGCGTACGCCAAGGGCCGTCGGTCCAAGGAGGCGCTCGAGCTGTGGAAGGTGATGCGAGCGGCGCGTATCGCTCCAGACTGCATCACCATGGTGAGCGTGCTCTCAGCGTGCAGCGACATGGGGGCGCTGACCATTGGCGCAGAGGTGCACCGGTTTGTCGAGAGCCACAGGGTTGAGGTAGACATGAAGCTCGGTACTGCTCTGGTCGACATGTATGCCAAGTGCGGTGACATTGAGAATTCTCTGAAGGTGTTCCACGCTATGCCTGTGATGGACGTGCTTACTTGGAGTTCAATGATCATCGGACTGGCCAATCACGGACTTGGCCATGATGCTCTAAGTTTGTTCTCGGAGATGATATCACAAGGACTGCAACCAAATGAGATCACCTTCGTTGGAGTTCTTATGGCGTGCACTCATGTTGGTCTAGtgagtgatggcaagaagtatttcAGCTCAATGACTGACGTTCACGGTGTGGTGCCAAGGGTCGAGCACTACGGATGCATGGTCGATCTTTTGGGTCGTGCAGGCCATGTTGAGGAGGCAATGCAGCTTATCAGGAGCATGCCTTTTGAGCCAGATGCAATTATTTGGAGAACACTTCTTGGCGCCTGTCGCATCCATAAGAATGTGGAGATTGCAGAGGAAGCTATGGCTAAACTGAGAGTGTTGGATCCTCTTGCGGATGGGCACTATGTGTTACTGTCAAACATATATGCACAAGCAAACTCATGGGAAGGTGTTGCAGAAATGAGAAAGACGATCAAGAGGGAGAACATTCAGAGGGTTCCTGGAAGGAGCTCGATCGAATGGGAGAACACAGTTCACGAGTTTGTTTCCGGTGATAGATCGCATCCGAGGATTGAGGAGATCTACAAGATGCTGGAAGAGATGATTGGCCGGTTAATACAAGCAGGATATAGGCCAATGACAAGCTTGGTATTGCAGGATATTGATGAGCAATCTAAGAAGCGGGCACTGGCTGAACATAGCGAGAAGCTGGCCATTGCTTTTGGGCTGCTGACCACCCCTCCAGGGTCAACTCTTCGAATAACAAAGAACCTCAGAGCTTGTGAAGACTGCCATTCAGCGATTAAGCTTATATCCTTGGTATATGGTCGCAAGTTGATTGTTAGAGACCGGAATCGTTTCCACCATTTTAATGAAGGGCAGTGCTCATGTAAGGATTACTGGTAAACTTAGAACCTTTTATACCAGAAAAGGTTTTGGTGTAGCAATTGTTTGGCCGTACCCTGCTAGCATTCTGAAGTTTAAGGTTGCTAGATATTCTTATACTTGAGCATGCATCTGAAAGAACTGCACTAGAAGAACAATCttctatagtactccctctgtaaactaatataagaatgtttagattactaaagtagtgttctaaacgctcttatattagtttacggagggagtatcatatatTATATTCTTCCGAAAGTCATGGAAGTCATTTAGAAGCTGAAGGATTTGGACAGAAGATCTGCCTTCCAGTATACATCAAACTTAAGAGGGGAAACAAAGAACAGGTAATTCTTATATGCACACTTCAACTGTTTACATAATATTTCATACATAGTCAGTAGCAAATCTGCccaaagtaataaaaataaaactaTCATGAACCATCCAAGAGAAAACTTTTTTTCCTCGGCTGGTCAATATTTGGTATTTGAATGGTGTAACTTGTATATCTACAACTTGGTTTTACAAAAATGTGTCATACATGATACCTAGTGGTGGCCTGGTGGGTCCTCTTGTTTAAAAGGGAGGATCCTTTTACCTAGTAGGCTCTCTTGCTAGAAAAAGGGTAGGGGGCCCTTTTATCAAAAGCTACTATTAAATCGATAAAGCTCTTGTCTTATAGAGTCATTCTTCAGAAGTTGCTGGCTTTTGCATATTCCCAAGTCGTCTGAGAGCGTTGCACACAGCTGCAGCAAGAATTGTGATTTGGATGTTGTGCTGTGACCGAAATGatcaagaaataaaaaaaattatttaAAGCGGACTCAGCAAGGGAAGTAACCTACCTGTCTGTATAGGGAGCAGTCTCCACATGACCTTTTGAGCTCAACAACATAAAGAGATTCATTGATCTCAAACACCTGGAATCACAGCGCAACTATGTTAAGATGCAGCAATGTCTAACAGGTACACATTGCACCATGAAATGGAAGCTGTATTGGATAGTTCCTTCTTTTTTTTGCATTAATCTGTATTTTTAACTGTGACAATATGATAAAAGTACCTCAGCAGAAATTAATAATGATCCATGCCCTCTTGGATTTGTTGGTCCCTTGCGCTCTTGGATCACTTTTAGCTGTAGAACATGATAATATAGCTGTGAACATCACTGACTGGAGAAAACAAAGTTTGTACACAATCCATTGAAACAATGTGTTTTAACATGATGCAGTTCTTAGTCCATAGACACATCTGAGGTCACTAACCTTGCCATTGTTCTTCTGTACTTGGAAGCCCATATTTATGACATTGCTCTCTATCTTCTCAAATAGATAAGTAGGGGGATAGTTTGATGCAAATCTGGTTTTTCTTTCCGAGACATCCTGCAATGAAGTCACCCATCTGAGTTTAGTGGAGGGTCACCACTACAATGAAGGACATTTATATTGGCATAGCAGATGCGCAGTGAGGACATGTACATAACTATGACAACAATCAGTGGCTTTGTCAATAACTGGTTCCTGTCTGCTATTATTTTCTTACATTGCCTAACATTTTTGTTGTTTGACGTGCTTATTATCTGAGGTGTGGCCCTTCCAAGTTAGATCCTGTTAGATGTATGGGTTTGGATTGTATCTAGCTTAGATAGACCCTTTGGTAGTAATTTTGAGGAAGTAAAATGCATGAGCATGCACTAACAAATGAGATGAAGAAACAAATATTGGACTCACTTCTTTCTCAAAAAACCCAGATAAATCAAGGCACGAGGACATTCCGATGAGTTGAAAAGCATTCATCTGGTTGATTGCGGGATTGTCTTGAATGCCATCGTGCTTCAAAAAAACCAGATGAAGTTCAGTCTTTGTCACTCGGTTAAAATTTAAAACCATGTGATTATACAGCAAATATCAGTGCACATCACATAGGCTACCTTGGTCATGTGGGAGTTGTCATCACCAACGTAattatcgtcatcatcatcaaaagGCACTGCTGGAGTATAACTTTGATTGAACCAATCGTGCTCCCTTATTCCGTCCATGCCAAGGCGGGTAATGGGGTTCGGATCCAGGAGTTTTCGCAGTATATCTTGGGCTCCTGGCGAAAGCCATTTAGGAATACGATAATCCCCTTTCAGAATCTGAGAATAATATCATACTGTGAGATATGGCCGCAGCAAAAAAAAAGCACATTTTGCTAGCGTGGGCCTCGATTCTTTGCTTCATACCTTCTGATAAAGGACAACCATATTTTCGTCATCGAACGGAAGATTCCCTGTAAGCATCACATAGAGGATAACACCACAGGACCATACATCTGACATAGAGCCATCATAACCTTTGTTGAGAAGGACCTACATACATACACCACTATCAGAAATTCCATCATGGAGTAAGCAGAAGAATCATGAACCCGTATTAGGTTCAGAGCCAGAGGAAATAATGCTTAGTCCTTACCTCAGGGGCTATGTAGTTAGGGCTGCCACACGTGGTATGCAGTAATCCATCTTTCTGAAAATGGGGCTTTGTTTTAGACACCAGGGGAATGATTCAGCTACCTAAAAGGAAAAATACCATACCCGTTGATGCTGTGGAAGGGCACTTAGTCCAAAATCAGAGACCTTTATGTTCCCCTTTGCATCAACCAGGACATTCTCGGGCTACAGGAGGTGCGGAAGAATGTCAggtcttaatcatgtatccattcGTAGTTCGGAATCAAAAGGTGGAAACTCTCAGTAGTTACTTACCTTAAGGTCCCTATGATAAACACCCCTCTCGTGGCAATAGCTTACAGCATCCATTAGTTGCTGGAACAGTTTCCTCCCTTCTTTCTCTGAGAGCTTGCCCTTTAGTGCCTGGCACGCATTAGGGAGTGTTAGAGATGGATGCATGTGAAGCATGCTTATCACAGTGGGAGCGTATGAAAAGAATCCTTACGATTTTCTCAAATAGCTCTCCTCCGTTTACGTACTCGAGGACCATGTATATCTTGGTCTTGCTTGCGGCAACCTGCAGAAGAAGGGTTGGAATTGTAACACACTCAGGCTGGCCAAGGATAAAGTGGGCGTGGATAATTGTTACAGAAATGCCTGATTGCTTAACCTCtttaattaaataaaataaaattggtaTGATTTCTGTTTCTCCGTGCAATTTTATGTTTCAGGCAATCACATTTTCAATGGAGATGATGGCCTCAGCTTTCTTGGCTGGTACTGCATCTCCAGTGTAGATTGCAGTTTCGTCGTTAATGCATAATAATTTAGAGATTGTAGGGTGCAATTCTACGTTTCAGGGGACCAAATTTCTAATGCTTTGCTTCAGCGTGCAGGCATCGCTTTCCTAACCTTTCTTTCTGATCGCAGGAAGCCTAACATGGATGGAGCTGGAGTTTATCCACCAACGCAAGCAGTCGGTGAGCCGAACACTCAAAAGAAACGGTCTGGTCTCACCCCAACAAGCCTCCCTTTTCCAGGTTATCCTTAAAATTACCATTGTTGTCTAGCCCGTTTGGCACTTATCTCTCCGTTGCAATCCTATCGTGTAGTCGGTTTGGTtcttatcctctctctctctctgcattgCATTTTGCAGTACTGTGATGTGATGATGGCTTGCAGGACCAAGAAGTTGCCTGAAACGCACAAACGATAAACTAGACGGCTTCCCCTCCCTCAATGATTGTGTTCCGTTTTGGGAGCACCCGTTTGGTGGCTTCCGGGTTGCTTAAGTTATTGCTAACACAGGGCGGGTCCTGATCCGATCGCCGTCGTTCGCCGCGGTGGACCGACGGCGGCCGCCGGATCCCCGGATCCCACGGCTGAGATGGCACGCGGACGTCCGGTCAGGTTAGCATGATCTTGACTAGGACCATATCATAATGCCCAATGGACCATGGACGTCATCAGATGTGACAGCCAGTGTTTTTTTTAGGGACAGTGTTTTGTTTTCTTGTTGCACGTAACTACGCTGGATCTTGGCCAATCTCAATGGCCGCATTAGTATATCACACACAGGGCAGAAAAATAATGCTCGCCCTGGTATAATAATGCTGGGAAAATAGTGCAAGGCAGAAAATTAATGGTGGCGTGTAACACGAGAGCGACAGGGCTCTTGCCCTTTCCTGCTCCGTCTGGGTAGAAAATTCATTGTCTGTCTGGCTGGCTAGTACTAGTCACCTCGAGCGTTCCTTTTTTTTTACACCGATGTCGCAGTCGAGAAAATTTTTAACCGCGCATGTGGGCGGTTATTCAAGGCGGACTGCTACTGGGTTGCTCGGTGAGTCTTCTTCTACCTATCGTCTCCGCGGCAGAAATAGGTTTTGGGATAAAATAATTGGAACCCGCCGCAGCTCTGGAGGTTCAGACGGCAACTTCAATGGCGCACGGTGTGGCTGCGAATCGATGTGCCGATCACGCGATTGGCGCTCATTTACTCCTACCCAACCACCCGGCTCCAAGAACATTTCAGCGCCAGGGAGAAGAAAAAGAGGACCAAATCTTACGAACTCTCTCGACTTGTGGGGTTGGGCGAGGGATGGTGGAGGTGAAATTTACCTCGTAGAGGCGGACGACGTTGGGGTGCTTGAGCAGCTTCAGCGTCGCGATCTCCGTCTTTATCtgcgccaccacgaccacgaataAGCAAGCAAGACGAAAGAATCCGGGAAAGAATCGGTCGATCGATTGGGCGGAGGGGGCGCGCACCTGCTCGTCGATCTTCATGGCGAGGATGCGCTGGCGGTCGAGGATCTTGATGGCGAAGGCGCGGCCGGTGTCGGCGTGCCGCGCCAGCCTCACCTTGCCGAAGTGCCCCTCCCCGAGCGTCCGCCCCA
This region of Triticum aestivum cultivar Chinese Spring chromosome 2D, IWGSC CS RefSeq v2.1, whole genome shotgun sequence genomic DNA includes:
- the LOC123051931 gene encoding uncharacterized protein, whose protein sequence is MGEYAAAKTAVWWDIENCAVPRNCDPHLIVQNMSSALATAGYVGPISVSAYGDTSGIAHNVQHALSSTGVSLHHVPAGIKDASDKKILVDMLFWAIDNPPPANYLLISGDRDFSNALHKLKMRRYNILLAQPPNVSQTLTAAAKSVWLWRSLVAGEPPLAVSPYISSASSGNKDDLDTSRNTVPNSSAAAQDTNPQVQNSSQRDYQNGGNGKVDKQSKVKQPRKNQTDNASKPTGKKENSVDGVADNSKGSTANQPSQPSTPSSSSSSSPEPQNRAKVNQTSIPKNPPLFLPKKPAKPTNSHQKSVPHDYFGSKKSGVSTESAQKNGAPDSGNGSGHNHPKHHNQSSQPPRPHNPVTPRPHNGPGNFHTSNLHRSSSCPPQAPQAGHTGVPTAPLQSWPSAPPPPYHVPPVNYPDMSRLNISGYPIGAHDNQGSNVSYHPNYSGAVQPPYNNYSYRHPTPPNISSNMQNAGQWGANTGCPQPSSDSQILIRNILSALEVLKTEKLAPTEQHISDCVCYGGANLPQFDVKKALEVAIQHQAIVTKKLGLVSFFLGKDENLWKCVNIMDTNARHSKETLDTVHRYISTAPGCSAIKNSQSRYHAATLLKKTCLKRLSLGEVLQVLYIATDKMKWFVPHSSGWQPLSWNVIVADTAPDASGKS
- the LOC123051935 gene encoding chaperone protein DnaJ; translation: MRSSEAMELLGFAPYSRPSPSEVKAAYRRMVMESHPDRVPTHEKPQAESKFKQIVEAYSCLKDGRRFGNRMEVHVMRSGVPTGYGRSNKTLVKAPFLLIICAAVSFGSYSASRAYQRQKEVCSSQNPFLP
- the LOC123051932 gene encoding pentatricopeptide repeat-containing protein At5g48910, which gives rise to MRARGGGAAAPRPEHLAAHARLVKSADADAFVVSTVMRAYLRASLPLQALLVLRGLLPRAPRLLANSFSLSLALQACAASAALASSAATRPLGASLHARAVRSGFAAADLFVRTALVEMYAKSGRAELARAAFDEAPRRDVFLCNVMLAAYVARGEVAEARQVFDGMRNRDLVSWNTMIHGYAVRGDVGMAREIFDATSDRDAFSWSSMISAYAKGRRSKEALELWKVMRAARIAPDCITMVSVLSACSDMGALTIGAEVHRFVESHRVEVDMKLGTALVDMYAKCGDIENSLKVFHAMPVMDVLTWSSMIIGLANHGLGHDALSLFSEMISQGLQPNEITFVGVLMACTHVGLVSDGKKYFSSMTDVHGVVPRVEHYGCMVDLLGRAGHVEEAMQLIRSMPFEPDAIIWRTLLGACRIHKNVEIAEEAMAKLRVLDPLADGHYVLLSNIYAQANSWEGVAEMRKTIKRENIQRVPGRSSIEWENTVHEFVSGDRSHPRIEEIYKMLEEMIGRLIQAGYRPMTSLVLQDIDEQSKKRALAEHSEKLAIAFGLLTTPPGSTLRITKNLRACEDCHSAIKLISLVYGRKLIVRDRNRFHHFNEGQCSCKDYW
- the LOC123051934 gene encoding CBL-interacting protein kinase 21, whose protein sequence is MAASEGAMRMGKYEMGRTLGEGHFGKVRLARHADTGRAFAIKILDRQRILAMKIDEQIKTEIATLKLLKHPNVVRLYEVAASKTKIYMVLEYVNGGELFEKIALKGKLSEKEGRKLFQQLMDAVSYCHERGVYHRDLKPENVLVDAKGNIKVSDFGLSALPQHQRKDGLLHTTCGSPNYIAPEVLLNKGYDGSMSDVWSCGVILYVMLTGNLPFDDENMVVLYQKILKGDYRIPKWLSPGAQDILRKLLDPNPITRLGMDGIREHDWFNQSYTPAVPFDDDDDNYVGDDNSHMTKHDGIQDNPAINQMNAFQLIGMSSCLDLSGFFEKEDVSERKTRFASNYPPTYLFEKIESNVINMGFQVQKNNGKLKVIQERKGPTNPRGHGSLLISAEVFEINESLYVVELKRSCGDCSLYRQLCATLSDDLGICKSQQLLKNDSIRQELYRFNSSF